A single window of Gammaproteobacteria bacterium DNA harbors:
- a CDS encoding (2Fe-2S)-binding protein: MYICVCNAVTDRDIREAAGRGICSMEALGDQLKVATCCGRCLDHANKVLMQALTDGSGNPRLSV; the protein is encoded by the coding sequence ATGTACATATGCGTTTGCAATGCGGTAACCGATCGCGATATCAGGGAGGCCGCCGGCAGGGGAATCTGCTCGATGGAGGCGCTCGGCGATCAATTGAAGGTGGCGACCTGCTGCGGACGCTGCCTGGATCACGCCAACAAGGTGCTTATGCAAGCCCTCACCGACGGGAGTGGGAATCCGCGGCTGAGCGTCTGA
- a CDS encoding DNA starvation/stationary phase protection protein yields MSSKSMPINIGINDDDRKAIANGLSKLLADTYTLYLKTHNFHWNVTGPMFNTLHLMFEQEYNELALAVDAIAERIRALGVPAPGSYKQFAELTRIREETGTPEATDMIRQLVADQETVVRTAREIFPLVDKANDEPTADLLTQRMQIHEKTAWMLRSLLQ; encoded by the coding sequence ATGAGTTCGAAATCCATGCCGATCAATATCGGTATCAATGACGATGATCGCAAGGCCATCGCCAACGGCCTGTCCAAGTTGCTGGCGGATACCTATACCCTGTATCTGAAGACGCACAATTTCCACTGGAACGTCACCGGCCCCATGTTCAATACGCTGCATCTGATGTTCGAGCAGGAGTACAACGAACTCGCGCTGGCGGTCGATGCCATCGCCGAGCGTATTCGCGCTCTGGGCGTTCCGGCGCCGGGCAGCTACAAGCAGTTCGCGGAACTGACCCGGATCCGGGAAGAGACCGGGACGCCAGAGGCGACCGACATGATTCGCCAACTGGTGGCCGATCAGGAAACGGTGGTGCGTACCGCCCGTGAGATCTTTCCCCTGGTCGACAAGGCGAACGATGAGCCAACCGCCGATCTGTTGACTCAGCGCATGCAGATCCATGAGAAGACCGCATGGATGCTGCGCAGTCTGCTGCAATAG
- the bfr gene encoding bacterioferritin translates to MKGNGKVIAQLQKLLRGELAARDQYFIHARMCHDWGFEKLYAHINHEMEEETQHADALIRRLLFLETVPDLSKQDPLNVGHDVPQILKNDLQLEYDVIKALRKAMSVCETEQDYQTRDILKGMLADTEEDHAYWLERQLGLIEKIGLENYLQSQI, encoded by the coding sequence ATGAAGGGCAACGGCAAGGTAATCGCGCAACTCCAGAAACTGCTGCGGGGCGAGTTGGCCGCACGCGACCAGTACTTCATCCATGCGCGCATGTGCCATGACTGGGGCTTTGAAAAACTCTACGCGCACATCAATCATGAGATGGAGGAGGAAACACAGCACGCGGATGCGCTGATCAGGCGGCTGCTGTTCCTCGAAACGGTACCGGACCTGTCGAAGCAGGACCCGCTGAATGTCGGACACGACGTGCCGCAGATTCTCAAAAATGATTTGCAGCTGGAATACGATGTGATAAAGGCGCTGCGGAAGGCAATGTCCGTCTGCGAAACGGAACAGGACTACCAAACGCGGGACATCCTCAAGGGCATGCTGGCCGACACTGAAGAGGACCATGCCTACTGGCTGGAACGGCAACTCGGTCTGATCGAGAAGATCGGCCTGGAAAATTACCTGCAGTCCCAGATCTAG
- a CDS encoding DUF1513 domain-containing protein, with product MKRRLFLKTLAGTMMISAAGRVLAAASTDLYISARSGDREQYFLSAFDPAGKLAYDLPLPGRGHGIALHPDAAQAVLVARRPGRFLIVFDAASGEVIHTLNSRPDRHFSGHGLFSSDGRWLYSSEIDYDGKRGVIGVRDVMDGYRQIDEFGSCGVEPHDLQLCRDGHVLVVANGGILTHPDFGRAKLNLDTMTSSLIYLDAGTGRVLSEHRLPAAMHQLSLRHLAVPAPDVVYVAMQYQGSPEDRPPLVAMHRAGEEEIRLLQAPASVLDRMRNYCGSVCADVSGGWVAVSSPQGNLVTFWSMQSGEYAGEARVMDGCGIAAGARAGEFLLSSGRGGLFRYDAALASLTDLGRASLPDAHWDNHMLRDAGPFRG from the coding sequence ATGAAGCGCCGCCTGTTTCTGAAGACCTTGGCCGGGACGATGATGATTTCCGCCGCCGGACGCGTTCTGGCCGCAGCATCTACTGATCTGTACATCAGCGCCCGTTCCGGTGATCGGGAGCAGTATTTCCTGAGCGCCTTCGATCCCGCCGGCAAGCTGGCCTACGATCTGCCCTTGCCCGGGCGCGGTCATGGTATCGCGTTGCACCCCGATGCCGCACAGGCGGTGCTCGTCGCGCGCCGACCCGGCCGTTTTCTCATCGTATTCGATGCCGCTTCCGGGGAGGTGATCCATACCCTGAACAGCCGGCCGGATCGTCATTTTTCCGGTCACGGGCTTTTCTCGTCGGACGGCCGCTGGCTGTATTCCAGTGAGATCGATTACGACGGGAAGCGGGGTGTCATCGGCGTCCGCGATGTCATGGATGGCTACCGCCAGATCGATGAATTTGGTTCCTGCGGGGTCGAGCCGCACGATCTACAACTCTGTCGCGATGGCCATGTGCTGGTGGTGGCGAATGGCGGCATCCTGACCCATCCCGATTTCGGCCGCGCCAAGCTGAACCTGGATACCATGACGTCATCGCTGATCTATCTGGATGCCGGCACGGGCCGGGTGCTGTCGGAACACCGCCTCCCCGCGGCCATGCACCAGCTCAGCCTGCGCCATCTCGCCGTGCCGGCGCCGGACGTGGTGTATGTGGCCATGCAGTATCAGGGTTCACCCGAGGACCGGCCGCCATTGGTGGCGATGCACCGCGCGGGCGAGGAGGAAATCCGCCTCCTGCAGGCGCCTGCCTCGGTGCTCGACCGGATGCGGAACTACTGTGGCAGTGTCTGTGCCGATGTCTCCGGGGGCTGGGTCGCGGTGTCTTCACCGCAGGGTAATCTGGTGACGTTCTGGTCCATGCAGAGCGGAGAGTACGCGGGCGAGGCGCGCGTGATGGATGGGTGCGGCATCGCGGCGGGCGCGCGGGCGGGGGAATTCCTGTTGAGCAGCGGCCGGGGCGGGCTGTTCCGCTACGATGCGGCACTGGCGAGCCTGACTGACCTCGGCCGCGCGAGCCTGCCGGACGCCCACTGGGACAACCACATGCTGCGTGACGCGGGTCCGTTTCGCGGTTGA
- the bfr gene encoding bacterioferritin has translation MQGDTKVIQHLNTVLKDQLTAINQFFLHARMLRNWGLDDLNEREYKQSIKAMKLADRLIERVLFLQGLPNLQDLGKLLIGENVPEALANDLALQTEFRARLQAAIAYCESTQDYISRHLLEEQLEEAEEHIDWIETQLRLIDSVGQENYLQSMI, from the coding sequence ATGCAAGGCGACACCAAGGTCATTCAGCACCTGAATACCGTTCTCAAAGACCAGCTCACGGCCATCAACCAGTTCTTTCTTCATGCCAGGATGCTGCGCAACTGGGGCCTGGACGATCTCAATGAACGCGAGTACAAGCAATCCATCAAGGCAATGAAGCTGGCCGACCGCCTGATCGAGCGTGTATTGTTCCTGCAGGGACTGCCCAATCTGCAGGATCTGGGCAAGCTGCTGATCGGGGAAAACGTCCCCGAAGCCCTCGCCAACGATCTTGCACTGCAAACGGAATTCCGGGCACGCCTGCAGGCTGCCATCGCCTACTGTGAATCGACGCAGGACTACATCAGCCGCCATCTGCTGGAAGAGCAACTGGAAGAGGCCGAGGAACATATCGACTGGATCGAGACCCAGCTCCGGCTCATCGACAGTGTCGGACAGGAAAACTATCTGCAATCGATGATCTGA
- a CDS encoding thiol oxidoreductase, whose protein sequence is MKTLRQLLPAGLLALHSVVASGGGSDPWPTDFTRPEAGEDMPAGAATHRKMINRDVFSHASANMNFERELDFKIGNGFFRRFWVTAPSSTQAADGLGPLYNARACQNCHLKDGRGHPPAGPDEAAVSMFLRLSIPPRTEEERRLLAERRTNVIPEPTYGVQLQNFAIRGIQPEGQLRIDYEEIPVSLKDGSVVSLRKPTYSVDELAYGELDTATMMSPRVAPPMIGLGLLEMIDERDILAASDPEDGDGDGISGRPNRVWSLEFGKVMLGRFGWKAGVASVNEQGQAAFNGDIGISVPLFPAGAGECTERQGACRAAPNGNSPQYDGLEAGRQITELVAFYSRNLAVPARRDYDHADVLEGKRIFYQSGCADCHRPKYRTRTESAYPELSGLLIWPYTDMLLHDMGEGLADHRPEGDADGREWRTAPLWGIGLTPVVSEHPSYLHDGRARSLLEAILWHGGEALRSRDAVAGLSSEQRARLIRFVESL, encoded by the coding sequence ATGAAGACTCTGAGGCAGTTACTGCCGGCCGGGCTGCTGGCGCTCCATTCGGTCGTTGCCTCAGGCGGCGGATCGGATCCCTGGCCTACGGATTTCACCAGGCCGGAAGCGGGCGAGGATATGCCCGCCGGCGCCGCCACCCATCGCAAGATGATCAACCGGGACGTGTTCTCCCATGCCTCGGCCAACATGAACTTCGAGCGTGAGCTCGATTTCAAGATCGGTAATGGCTTCTTCCGGCGTTTCTGGGTCACCGCGCCATCCTCCACCCAGGCGGCGGATGGGCTGGGTCCCCTCTACAATGCGCGCGCCTGCCAGAACTGCCATCTGAAGGACGGCCGCGGCCATCCCCCCGCCGGTCCGGACGAGGCCGCCGTTTCGATGTTCCTGCGCCTCAGTATCCCGCCTCGGACGGAGGAGGAGCGGCGCCTGCTGGCGGAACGCAGGACCAATGTGATTCCGGAGCCGACCTACGGCGTCCAGCTGCAGAACTTCGCGATCCGGGGGATACAGCCGGAAGGGCAGTTGCGCATCGACTATGAGGAAATCCCGGTCTCGCTGAAGGACGGCAGCGTGGTATCGCTGCGCAAGCCGACCTACAGCGTGGACGAGCTGGCCTATGGCGAGCTCGATACCGCGACCATGATGTCTCCCCGGGTGGCGCCGCCGATGATCGGACTCGGATTGCTGGAGATGATCGACGAGCGGGATATCCTCGCCGCGTCGGATCCCGAGGATGGCGACGGCGATGGTATTTCCGGACGGCCGAACCGGGTCTGGAGCCTCGAGTTCGGGAAGGTGATGCTTGGACGCTTCGGATGGAAGGCCGGTGTCGCGTCCGTGAACGAACAAGGTCAGGCGGCATTCAACGGTGATATCGGGATATCGGTTCCCTTGTTCCCGGCCGGGGCGGGCGAATGCACCGAGCGACAGGGCGCGTGCCGGGCGGCGCCGAACGGCAACAGTCCGCAGTATGACGGGCTCGAGGCCGGACGGCAGATCACGGAGCTGGTGGCGTTTTATTCACGCAATCTGGCAGTGCCGGCGCGGCGCGATTATGATCATGCCGATGTGCTGGAAGGGAAACGGATCTTTTATCAGAGCGGGTGTGCGGATTGCCATCGACCGAAGTACCGCACGCGGACCGAGAGCGCATACCCCGAACTGTCCGGTCTGCTGATTTGGCCCTACACCGACATGCTGCTGCATGATATGGGGGAAGGCCTGGCGGATCACCGACCGGAGGGCGATGCCGACGGCCGCGAGTGGCGCACGGCGCCGCTGTGGGGGATCGGTCTGACGCCTGTCGTCAGCGAACATCCCAGCTATCTCCATGACGGCCGCGCGCGCAGCCTGCTGGAGGCGATACTGTGGCATGGTGGCGAGGCCCTGCGCTCGCGAGATGCCGTGGCCGGGCTGTCGAGCGAACAGCGCGCGCGCCTGATACGTTTCGTCGAATCCCTGTGA
- a CDS encoding peptidase encodes MKRAIVLLAGLCIGGQVSAAPTQQAVLDHYADLAQAMYQDSLTTAKALQKAVDTLIRQPNEKNLTAARASWKAARVPYMQTEAYRFGNAIVDDWEGKVNAWPLDEGLIDYVDASYGSESDENPFYSANIIANKMVMAGGEHVDADKITKDVIASLQEVGGVEANVAIGYHAIEFLLWGQDLHGTGPGAGERPATDFDPRNCTHGNCERRAAYLKAATDLLVDDLDWMAGQWGKGGEARTTVADGGAQGLVTILTGMGSLSYGELAGERMKLGLMLHDPEEEHDCFSDNTHFSHFYDAMGIRNVYTGSYTRVDGSRLTGPSIADLVAAKNADADKTLRKGLDATLAKMQVLVDSAEKKGVHYDQLIGEGNKEGNAMVMAAIDALLDQTKLIEKAVAVLDISPIEFEGSDSLDNPDSISK; translated from the coding sequence ATGAAGAGAGCCATAGTATTGCTTGCTGGCCTGTGCATCGGTGGACAGGTATCGGCCGCGCCGACACAGCAGGCGGTGCTGGATCATTACGCCGATCTGGCGCAGGCGATGTACCAGGATTCGCTCACGACGGCGAAGGCCCTGCAGAAGGCGGTGGATACGCTCATCAGGCAGCCGAACGAAAAGAACCTGACAGCTGCGCGTGCATCATGGAAGGCGGCCCGGGTGCCCTACATGCAGACGGAAGCCTATCGTTTCGGCAACGCGATCGTGGATGACTGGGAGGGGAAGGTCAACGCCTGGCCGCTGGATGAAGGTCTGATCGACTACGTGGACGCGAGCTATGGATCGGAGTCGGACGAAAACCCGTTCTATAGCGCCAATATCATCGCCAACAAGATGGTGATGGCGGGCGGGGAGCATGTCGACGCCGACAAGATCACCAAGGATGTGATTGCCAGCCTGCAGGAAGTGGGTGGGGTCGAGGCCAATGTGGCGATCGGGTACCACGCCATCGAATTCCTGCTGTGGGGCCAGGATCTGCACGGCACCGGTCCCGGCGCCGGCGAGCGTCCCGCGACCGATTTTGACCCCAGGAATTGTACCCACGGCAATTGCGAGCGCCGCGCCGCATACCTCAAGGCCGCGACGGATCTGCTGGTGGACGATCTGGATTGGATGGCCGGGCAGTGGGGCAAGGGTGGCGAGGCCCGTACCACGGTGGCCGACGGCGGCGCCCAGGGGTTGGTTACCATCCTCACCGGCATGGGCAGCCTGTCCTACGGGGAACTGGCGGGCGAGCGCATGAAGCTCGGTCTGATGTTGCATGATCCGGAAGAGGAACACGATTGCTTCAGTGACAACACGCATTTCTCCCATTTCTACGATGCGATGGGTATTCGCAACGTCTATACCGGCAGCTATACCCGCGTTGATGGTTCCCGGCTGACCGGCCCGAGCATTGCGGATCTCGTGGCCGCGAAGAACGCGGACGCGGACAAGACCCTGCGCAAGGGGCTGGATGCGACCCTGGCCAAGATGCAGGTGCTCGTGGACAGCGCCGAGAAGAAGGGCGTGCATTACGATCAGCTGATCGGCGAGGGCAACAAAGAGGGTAACGCGATGGTAATGGCCGCGATCGATGCGCTGCTGGATCAGACCAAGCTGATCGAGAAGGCGGTCGCTGTCCTCGATATCTCCCCGATCGAGTTCGAGGGTTCGGACAGTCTGGACAATCCGGACTCAATCAGTAAGTAA
- a CDS encoding imelysin family protein: MTIPCKLLSIFVALWFLSPVAVLAASPWPAVNRAVVNEHIIPRYRDLVEATAGLEKHSREFCAAPDENGLADLRAEFQGAMDAWMAIQHVRFGPVELYLRYNRFQLWPDKHNTAERQLNKALAEQDIGQLADDKFPYASVALQGLSAYERLLFDSDANPDRFLGAGQDGYPCLLLEAIAHNLARMSADVHREWTTGTPSYREIVFDAERGNSYFESSAEFSARMLNNLYTSLQFIVDQKLLSPLGATPAEANPRRAESWRSRRSLRNITLNLEAAESLYLTAYSAPLKADKRNTGLDREIREAFSRALEAAHTIKEPLYDALQSESGRQSVERLLTATSELKRLLGGPLPAALGLSLGFNSLDGD, from the coding sequence ATGACAATACCTTGCAAGCTACTGTCGATTTTCGTGGCCTTATGGTTCCTGTCGCCAGTCGCCGTGCTGGCCGCTTCGCCGTGGCCGGCGGTCAATCGCGCCGTGGTGAATGAGCACATCATTCCCCGCTATCGCGATCTGGTCGAAGCGACGGCAGGGCTGGAGAAGCACAGCCGGGAATTCTGCGCGGCGCCGGATGAGAATGGTCTGGCCGATCTGCGGGCGGAGTTCCAGGGCGCCATGGACGCCTGGATGGCGATACAGCATGTCCGCTTCGGACCGGTGGAACTTTATCTGCGCTACAACCGCTTTCAGCTCTGGCCCGACAAGCACAATACCGCCGAACGGCAGTTGAACAAGGCGCTGGCGGAGCAGGATATCGGGCAACTGGCGGACGACAAATTTCCCTACGCAAGCGTCGCCTTGCAGGGTTTGAGTGCCTACGAACGCCTGCTGTTCGACAGTGACGCGAATCCTGACCGTTTTCTCGGTGCGGGGCAGGACGGCTATCCCTGTCTGCTGCTCGAGGCCATCGCCCATAATCTGGCCCGGATGTCGGCGGATGTCCACCGCGAGTGGACGACCGGCACGCCGTCCTACCGGGAGATCGTGTTCGATGCCGAGCGCGGCAACAGCTATTTCGAATCCAGTGCTGAATTCAGCGCGCGTATGCTGAACAATCTGTACACCTCGCTGCAGTTCATCGTCGATCAGAAACTGCTTTCTCCGCTGGGGGCGACTCCGGCCGAGGCCAACCCGCGCCGTGCCGAATCCTGGCGCAGCCGGCGTTCCCTGCGCAATATCACGCTCAACCTGGAGGCGGCCGAGTCGCTGTATCTGACCGCCTATTCCGCTCCGCTCAAGGCGGACAAGCGGAACACGGGTCTGGACCGGGAGATCAGAGAAGCCTTCAGCCGTGCCCTGGAGGCGGCGCACACGATCAAAGAGCCGCTCTATGATGCCCTGCAGTCCGAGTCCGGACGGCAGTCCGTAGAGCGTCTGCTGACCGCGACCAGCGAGTTGAAGCGCCTGCTGGGAGGTCCTCTGCCGGCCGCCCTCGGCCTGTCGCTGGGGTTCAACAGCCTGGATGGAGACTGA
- a CDS encoding Fe(3+) ABC transporter substrate-binding protein, producing MAASAWIVMLAFPAFSARATELIVYSERNESLIKPLFDAYTQETGVDIRFITDQAGPLLERLKAEGENTPADLLITVDAGNLWLAAREGVLAPVDSDVLTKNIPLHLRDPDNRWFGLSVRARTIVYSTERVVPGELTTYEDLASPKWKGRLCLRTSKKVYNQSLVAMMLERLGPEETERVVRGWVRNLATAPFSNDTKLMEAIDAGQCDVGIVNTYYFGRLQREKPDIKLALFWPNQDSSGVHVNISGAGITRHAKHPAEAIKLLEWLSAGDAQGAFADMNLEYPANPQVQPDPAVAAWGSFKPDTINVTVAGRRQAEAVMLMDRAGYR from the coding sequence ATGGCTGCATCCGCCTGGATTGTGATGCTGGCTTTCCCGGCATTCTCGGCCCGGGCCACTGAGTTGATCGTTTATTCCGAGCGCAATGAAAGCCTGATCAAGCCGCTGTTCGACGCCTATACCCAGGAAACCGGAGTCGATATCCGATTCATCACCGATCAGGCCGGTCCGCTGCTTGAACGGCTCAAGGCCGAAGGCGAGAACACCCCGGCCGATCTGCTGATCACCGTCGACGCCGGTAACCTGTGGCTGGCCGCTCGTGAAGGCGTGCTCGCCCCGGTCGATTCTGACGTGCTGACGAAGAATATCCCCCTTCACCTGCGCGATCCTGACAATCGCTGGTTCGGTTTGTCGGTACGGGCGCGTACGATCGTTTACAGCACCGAACGGGTGGTTCCAGGCGAGCTTACGACGTATGAGGATCTCGCCTCTCCCAAATGGAAAGGGCGCTTGTGTCTGCGTACCTCGAAAAAGGTGTACAACCAGTCCCTGGTCGCCATGATGCTCGAACGGCTCGGACCCGAGGAGACCGAGAGGGTGGTGCGCGGCTGGGTGCGCAACCTGGCGACGGCGCCGTTCTCGAACGATACCAAGCTGATGGAGGCCATCGACGCCGGTCAATGTGATGTCGGTATCGTCAACACGTATTATTTCGGGCGTCTGCAGCGGGAGAAGCCGGACATCAAGCTGGCCTTGTTCTGGCCGAACCAGGACAGCAGCGGTGTGCACGTGAATATCTCCGGCGCGGGCATCACCCGTCATGCCAAACATCCCGCGGAGGCGATCAAGCTGCTTGAATGGCTGTCGGCCGGGGATGCCCAGGGCGCGTTTGCCGACATGAATCTGGAGTACCCTGCCAATCCGCAGGTGCAGCCCGATCCCGCCGTAGCCGCCTGGGGCAGCTTCAAGCCGGATACCATCAATGTCACCGTCGCCGGCCGGCGCCAGGCCGAGGCCGTCATGTTGATGGATCGCGCCGGTTATCGTTAA